A DNA window from Natronogracilivirga saccharolytica contains the following coding sequences:
- a CDS encoding cation:proton antiporter yields the protein MDFFSLAITIVYVLLSISLLVSLIRVIIGPTLPDRVVALDLVAFVVISMIATYAISSGHPVYLDVAIVLALIAFLGTIAFARYVFQRAERERRSGHA from the coding sequence ATGGACTTTTTTTCACTGGCAATTACCATTGTTTACGTATTGCTGAGTATATCGCTGCTGGTTTCGCTGATTCGCGTTATCATCGGGCCTACTCTGCCGGATCGCGTGGTGGCACTGGACCTGGTTGCTTTTGTCGTCATCAGCATGATTGCAACGTATGCCATCTCATCCGGACACCCGGTGTATCTGGATGTCGCTATTGTACTGGCGCTCATTGCATTTCTGGGGACCATAGCTTTTGCCAGGTATGTTTTCCAGAGAGCCGAAAGAGAACGGAGGAGCGGACATGCTTGA
- a CDS encoding class I SAM-dependent methyltransferase, translating into MKPSETHNNRRPHNWLLYDQVDHMLVRYAGYISGVVYDLGCGERPFESYFLRHGSSYVGVDWASSQHDSKADVVADLNEPVPVGDQVADTVISISVLEHLHSPLVMLKEAHRILRPGGTLLLQVPFMWHIHEEPHDYFRYTRYGLEHLLGQAGFRDIEIHATSGFWSTWFIKLNYQLIRLIRGPRLIRRLSGAVLYPFFHLNQLLGRGLDRIWFDGSKETQGYFVKAVR; encoded by the coding sequence ATGAAACCATCCGAAACACACAACAACCGCAGGCCACACAACTGGCTGCTCTATGACCAGGTAGACCATATGCTTGTCCGGTACGCAGGATATATCTCAGGGGTTGTATATGATCTGGGCTGCGGGGAAAGGCCGTTTGAGTCGTACTTCCTGCGGCATGGAAGCTCATATGTGGGAGTGGACTGGGCGTCGTCACAGCATGACAGCAAAGCGGATGTTGTTGCCGACCTGAATGAACCGGTTCCGGTTGGTGACCAGGTTGCAGATACGGTGATTTCAATATCGGTTCTGGAGCATCTGCACTCACCACTGGTCATGCTGAAAGAAGCTCACAGAATCCTGAGGCCCGGGGGGACACTGCTCCTGCAGGTACCGTTTATGTGGCATATTCACGAAGAACCGCATGACTATTTTCGGTACACAAGGTACGGACTGGAGCATTTACTCGGTCAGGCCGGATTCAGGGACATTGAAATTCATGCAACCAGCGGATTCTGGTCGACCTGGTTTATCAAGCTTAACTACCAGCTGATCCGTCTGATCCGGGGCCCGCGGCTGATCAGGAGACTGTCCGGGGCGGTTTTATATCCTTTTTTTCATCTGAACCAGTTGCTGGGGCGCGGACTGGACCGGATTTGGTTTGACGGATCCAAGGAGACGCAGGGTTATTTTGTAAAGGCCGTTCGCTGA
- a CDS encoding sensor histidine kinase, with protein MPLSPANHHKTRKEIRTYLENIESGETPDPERLRDHLKRWDAQLEQQDKYRNENLFHLQERVKELSMLYEVIQCLQTPRPDLNLEHVIKEVLRVIPDGFRLPENTAAVLKLNDKVYQTGAFHPSDNDLVSRKTLTSGHELELRISIAAPDDALYFLKEERVLLDRIAWLVARFYNHYLTVLNLSEREELYRTTLYSVGDAVITTDIFGLIQQVNPVAAELTGWKEEEAIGRQIEEVFCIINEDTREKIENPVGKVLQHGRIVALANHTLLVSRKGREIPIADTGAPIKKENGEITGVVLVFHDQLKERALLNRLEESEEQFRSMVELAPEPIFIQTDHKFAYLNPAAVKLYGAESEHELLGTPVFDHFHPDYHDVIRNRIMRLNVKREKVEELSRQVHIRRDGSHVWVETVGTPIYYEGKEGALVLLRDVSEQVRHEQAARENLKEKEVLLAEVHHRVKNNMAVISGLLELEAEMSDTPEMKEVLKKAESRIRSMALIHEKLYKSDSFAEIDFGAYIIELAGFIQEHYSSDKKRIHMSFDLDKVYLDITRAVPCGIILNELITNGMKYAFKNRSEGTVTIGLTRKDKEAVLEYKDDGTGFGQQVVEDINSGNIRSLGMQLIAGLTSQLKGKMEIGNAQGARVEIRFPVNNS; from the coding sequence ATGCCTCTCAGTCCGGCCAATCATCATAAAACAAGAAAAGAGATCCGCACGTATCTTGAAAATATCGAGAGTGGAGAGACACCCGACCCTGAACGTTTGCGTGATCACCTGAAGAGATGGGATGCTCAGCTTGAACAGCAGGACAAGTACCGAAACGAAAACCTGTTTCATCTTCAAGAAAGGGTGAAAGAGCTTAGTATGCTTTATGAGGTGATTCAGTGTCTTCAGACACCGCGTCCGGATCTGAATCTTGAGCATGTTATCAAAGAGGTGCTCAGGGTAATTCCTGATGGTTTTCGTTTACCGGAAAATACAGCTGCTGTATTGAAGCTGAATGACAAAGTATATCAAACAGGCGCATTTCACCCTTCAGACAATGATCTCGTTAGTCGTAAAACCCTTACCAGTGGCCATGAGCTGGAACTTCGAATCTCAATAGCTGCACCAGATGACGCTCTGTATTTTCTGAAAGAGGAAAGGGTCTTGCTGGATCGCATTGCATGGCTCGTCGCAAGATTTTACAATCACTATTTAACGGTCTTGAATTTGTCCGAACGTGAGGAGCTTTACCGGACGACTCTTTACAGTGTAGGTGATGCCGTAATTACTACTGATATATTCGGATTGATTCAGCAGGTGAATCCTGTTGCCGCGGAATTGACCGGATGGAAGGAGGAAGAGGCCATTGGAAGACAAATTGAAGAAGTCTTTTGCATTATAAATGAAGATACCAGAGAGAAAATTGAAAATCCTGTTGGCAAGGTTTTGCAGCATGGAAGAATTGTTGCTCTTGCCAATCACACGTTGCTTGTATCCAGGAAGGGTCGTGAGATCCCGATAGCCGATACCGGTGCTCCGATAAAAAAAGAAAACGGGGAAATTACAGGTGTTGTGCTGGTGTTCCATGACCAGCTCAAGGAAAGAGCCCTTCTTAACAGACTGGAAGAAAGCGAAGAGCAGTTCCGGTCGATGGTGGAGCTGGCGCCGGAGCCTATATTTATTCAGACCGACCATAAGTTTGCCTATCTTAATCCGGCAGCCGTAAAACTTTACGGTGCAGAGTCGGAGCATGAGCTGCTGGGTACACCGGTCTTTGATCATTTTCATCCGGACTATCATGATGTGATCAGAAACAGGATTATGAGGTTGAATGTGAAAAGGGAGAAAGTAGAAGAGTTGTCACGTCAGGTGCACATCAGACGCGACGGCTCTCATGTCTGGGTAGAGACCGTAGGCACACCGATATATTATGAGGGAAAAGAAGGAGCACTGGTCCTGCTCAGAGATGTCAGTGAACAGGTACGGCATGAACAGGCGGCCAGGGAAAACCTGAAGGAAAAGGAGGTGCTTCTGGCAGAGGTGCACCACAGGGTCAAAAACAATATGGCGGTGATTTCGGGTCTTCTGGAACTGGAGGCCGAGATGAGTGATACTCCTGAAATGAAAGAAGTTCTGAAAAAGGCCGAAAGCCGGATCCGGTCAATGGCGCTTATTCATGAAAAACTCTACAAGTCGGATTCATTTGCCGAGATAGACTTTGGAGCCTATATCATTGAGCTGGCCGGATTCATACAGGAACATTATTCCTCAGACAAAAAAAGGATTCACATGTCCTTTGATCTCGACAAGGTGTATCTGGATATTACAAGGGCGGTTCCATGCGGTATCATTCTTAACGAGCTGATTACCAATGGTATGAAATATGCCTTTAAAAACCGAAGTGAAGGTACGGTTACTATCGGTCTGACGAGGAAAGACAAAGAGGCTGTGCTGGAGTACAAGGATGACGGAACCGGTTTCGGGCAGCAGGTCGTAGAGGATATAAATTCAGGCAACATTCGCTCACTGGGCATGCAGCTTATAGCCGGCCTGACGAGCCAGCTCAAAGGCAAAATGGAAATAGGCAATGCACAGGGAGCACGTGTTGAAATCCGTTTCCCTGTAAATAACAGCTAA
- the mnhG gene encoding monovalent cation/H(+) antiporter subunit G: MLEIIAGILLITGGFFVLVASVGILRLPDILMRMHASTKAGTLGAGLILLAVAFTYAEIGIISRAVATIIFILMTAPVAAHTIGRAAYQHGITFWEGTVVDDLKDYYEKNRKTPPANVKVPDED, encoded by the coding sequence ATGCTTGAAATTATTGCCGGAATTCTGCTGATCACGGGGGGCTTTTTTGTTCTGGTTGCATCGGTAGGCATCCTCAGACTGCCTGATATTCTGATGCGGATGCACGCATCCACAAAGGCCGGTACGCTTGGCGCAGGTCTTATACTGCTGGCCGTCGCATTTACCTATGCTGAAATCGGAATTATTTCCAGAGCTGTTGCAACCATCATATTTATCCTGATGACCGCTCCCGTTGCGGCGCATACCATAGGACGTGCCGCCTATCAACACGGAATTACCTTCTGGGAAGGCACCGTCGTTGATGACCTGAAAGATTACTACGAAAAAAACCGCAAGACCCCTCCGGCAAATGTCAAAGTCCCGGATGAGGATTAG
- a CDS encoding PAS domain S-box protein: MLLGGENQKTILLIENDAVVSVSWRKDLENMGYAVIRVNSGECAIELAGKNRGIDLILMDIEPGGNINGVHAAEQILQKHDLPLVFILSSPEPETLEKVENITSYGFVTSKSSMAEVNSYFKMVLRHFETKKRMSKELAEREKAKKALQESEEKYRVAFKNTGTAMCITETDGTLSWVNAKFADLAGYAIEEIENKKTWMDFVFKEDLERMREQHELWRQNKEEALNEYEFSFIDRNHNIKDIHLYIDMIPGTDKSVASLLDITQRKKAEKELLFQNVLMKTQLEVSLDGILIVDENGKITSFNQRFADIWEIPDSIMFLQSGEEALEYVLPKLTNPGEFAQRIYDLYENKQKKSYDEIALTDGKVLDRYSSPMFGPNNEYYGRIWYYRDITERKRTEEALKRSLKEKDVLLSEIHHRVKNNMAVISSMITLQSEFGDLKKGSDELLGDLQTRIMSMSWVHELVYESSNFDQIPSEKLMKRLADYLKNSYQIEGKEISMQVHSEDIMLDMNNSVPLTLLVSELLTNALKHAFTDRRTGHIDLSLISQEEGFLLVVQDDGVGVSDPDKLQFPESFGYTIIHGLAGQLRAELTISSPPEGGLKVEAWFPEKLTS, from the coding sequence ATGCTCTTGGGCGGAGAAAATCAAAAAACAATTCTTCTTATTGAAAACGATGCCGTTGTTTCTGTGAGCTGGAGGAAAGACCTTGAGAACATGGGATATGCCGTAATAAGAGTAAATTCCGGTGAATGTGCCATCGAGTTGGCCGGGAAAAACCGGGGCATTGATCTCATCCTTATGGATATTGAACCCGGCGGCAACATTAACGGGGTGCATGCTGCTGAGCAAATTCTGCAAAAACATGATCTGCCGCTTGTATTTATATTAAGCAGTCCGGAACCGGAAACCCTGGAAAAAGTTGAGAACATAACCTCTTACGGTTTCGTGACGAGCAAAAGCAGTATGGCAGAAGTAAATTCGTATTTCAAAATGGTTTTGCGGCATTTTGAAACAAAAAAAAGAATGAGTAAAGAGTTGGCCGAACGAGAGAAAGCCAAAAAGGCGCTACAGGAAAGTGAAGAAAAGTACAGGGTGGCTTTTAAAAACACCGGTACGGCCATGTGCATTACTGAAACAGACGGAACCCTCTCCTGGGTCAATGCCAAATTTGCTGATTTGGCAGGTTATGCTATTGAAGAAATTGAAAATAAAAAAACCTGGATGGATTTTGTCTTTAAGGAAGATCTCGAGAGAATGCGTGAACAACATGAGTTGTGGCGCCAAAATAAAGAAGAAGCACTGAATGAATATGAATTCAGTTTTATCGACAGGAATCACAATATCAAAGATATTCACTTATACATAGACATGATCCCGGGAACGGATAAAAGTGTGGCTTCTCTCCTGGACATCACCCAGCGTAAAAAAGCAGAGAAAGAGTTATTATTTCAAAATGTCTTAATGAAAACTCAGTTGGAAGTTTCACTGGACGGTATTCTTATTGTAGATGAGAATGGTAAAATCACATCTTTCAATCAGCGTTTTGCCGATATTTGGGAGATACCGGATAGTATTATGTTCTTGCAGTCAGGAGAAGAGGCATTGGAGTATGTCCTTCCTAAACTAACTAACCCGGGTGAATTTGCTCAGCGGATTTATGATTTATATGAAAACAAACAGAAGAAGAGTTACGATGAAATTGCCTTAACTGACGGAAAAGTTCTTGATCGCTATTCTTCACCCATGTTTGGTCCAAATAATGAATATTATGGCAGGATCTGGTACTATCGAGACATCACCGAGCGCAAGCGAACCGAGGAAGCCCTAAAGAGATCTCTGAAGGAAAAAGATGTCCTGCTTTCGGAAATTCATCACCGCGTGAAGAACAATATGGCAGTCATATCCAGCATGATTACCCTTCAGTCTGAATTTGGCGATCTGAAAAAAGGTTCTGATGAACTGCTTGGGGATCTTCAAACCCGCATCATGTCCATGTCCTGGGTCCATGAACTGGTCTATGAAAGCAGCAATTTTGACCAAATACCATCCGAAAAGCTGATGAAACGGCTGGCAGACTATCTGAAAAATAGCTACCAGATCGAAGGCAAGGAGATCTCCATGCAGGTTCACTCGGAAGACATCATGCTGGACATGAATAACTCGGTGCCGCTGACCCTTCTTGTTTCTGAGTTGCTGACTAATGCTTTGAAGCACGCTTTTACGGATCGCCGGACTGGACATATCGACCTCTCTCTCATTTCGCAAGAAGAGGGGTTCCTCCTGGTGGTCCAGGATGACGGGGTTGGCGTATCGGATCCTGACAAACTCCAGTTTCCTGAAAGTTTTGGGTACACCATCATCCACGGCCTGGCCGGACAGCTGCGCGCTGAGCTTACGATTTCTTCTCCTCCTGAGGGAGGACTAAAAGTCGAAGCGTGGTTTCCCGAAAAGCTGACATCCTGA
- a CDS encoding family 20 glycosylhydrolase, with translation MNLLQGQAIFLVITALSLIIIFNGCEPAERNEEAVSDNHNLRLHWTVKSNFEKENQAIHEMTLLNEGDETLNTGWTLYFNFMRLIEDAATPEGAAVSDHAAITHINGDFYRLQPDERFPSLEPGEEARFTFVSQGSAVLKIDGPDGAYIEQAGGEVVPVEISIEPFTRKEQVHRSQDDAVPLATAENLFEKSENLSLLPEDELSPVVPTPSHLSRRDGAFTITGNTGIHFQNDLETEARLLAETLEPLLGTELSRKERPPAPDEKAIELIISDLKVGDNPKTYGDEAYLLEISDSGVSITGTDEAGVFYGIQTLKAVIPVETWASLPTDGDDDNAASITIDAMSVADAPGFEYRGLHLDVSRNFHSAEQVKRLLDVMSFYKLNRFHFHLTDDEGWRLAVDAFPELTEIGGRRGHTHDEKDHLLPSYGSGPDPDVQASKGSGWYSREEYVDILRYATDRHIKVIPEVDVPGHARAAKVAMKNRHERLMDEGRDDEAEAFRIHDPADTSEYRSIQRWTDNVINVCQESTYRFLREVYDEIIDMHREANAPLATIHVGGDEVPSGVWEGSPVCHDLVSREADLYGTDDLMDYFFKRTRADLEDRGLTMSAWEEFSLIPDPETGETAPNPLFAGESVPYVWSNIWGTGTESYSYQLANAGYDIVMSHASNFYFDLSYQKHPEESGLYWAGFVDTPDPFSFIPFELYKSGVTDYLGNPMPEDRYDDFPRLTEEGREHILGLQAQLWGETFRTPDRVEYMALPRLISLAERAWVPEEEWMEIESREERLDALSHAWNEFANRLGQRELPRLDHLNGGYGYRVPPPGARVQDGTLEANVAYPGLEIRYTLDGSEPDEQSNLYESPVPVDSETEIRLRTFDQQGRSSRTSSIPDMVER, from the coding sequence ATGAATCTATTACAGGGACAAGCCATTTTTTTAGTCATAACCGCACTTTCTCTCATCATTATTTTCAACGGATGTGAACCTGCTGAAAGAAATGAGGAGGCAGTCAGCGATAATCACAATCTTCGTCTGCACTGGACCGTAAAAAGCAATTTTGAAAAGGAGAATCAGGCGATTCATGAAATGACGCTCCTGAATGAGGGTGATGAAACTCTAAATACCGGCTGGACCCTCTATTTCAATTTCATGCGTCTGATTGAAGACGCTGCAACCCCCGAAGGAGCCGCTGTATCCGACCATGCTGCCATCACACACATTAACGGTGATTTTTACCGCCTTCAGCCCGATGAAAGGTTTCCCTCCCTGGAACCCGGGGAAGAAGCACGGTTTACTTTCGTATCACAGGGATCTGCTGTTCTGAAAATCGACGGTCCGGACGGTGCCTATATCGAGCAAGCCGGCGGAGAAGTCGTTCCGGTTGAGATCAGCATCGAACCGTTCACTCGAAAAGAGCAGGTCCACCGCTCACAGGACGATGCCGTACCGCTTGCCACAGCTGAAAATCTGTTCGAAAAGAGTGAAAACCTTTCACTGTTGCCGGAGGACGAGCTATCACCTGTTGTCCCGACACCATCTCATCTGTCCCGTCGTGACGGTGCATTCACCATCACCGGAAATACCGGCATTCATTTTCAGAATGACCTTGAAACCGAAGCACGCCTGCTTGCTGAAACCCTGGAGCCGCTGCTTGGCACTGAACTGAGCCGCAAGGAGAGACCACCGGCGCCGGACGAAAAAGCTATAGAGCTCATCATTTCCGATCTGAAGGTCGGCGACAATCCCAAAACATACGGGGATGAGGCCTATCTTCTTGAAATCAGCGACTCCGGAGTCTCCATTACCGGAACGGACGAAGCCGGTGTTTTTTATGGGATTCAGACACTGAAAGCAGTGATTCCTGTTGAAACATGGGCGTCGCTGCCGACAGACGGCGACGATGACAATGCTGCTTCCATCACAATTGACGCAATGTCGGTTGCAGATGCCCCGGGCTTTGAATACCGTGGCCTTCACCTGGATGTGTCACGGAATTTTCACTCTGCAGAGCAGGTAAAGCGGCTTCTCGATGTAATGTCCTTCTACAAGCTGAACCGCTTTCATTTTCACCTGACCGATGATGAGGGGTGGCGCCTGGCTGTTGATGCGTTTCCGGAACTGACGGAAATCGGCGGGCGTCGCGGCCACACACATGACGAAAAAGACCACCTGCTTCCATCTTACGGATCAGGCCCAGACCCGGATGTTCAGGCATCCAAAGGCAGCGGATGGTACAGCCGTGAAGAATATGTGGATATCCTCCGCTATGCAACGGATCGACACATCAAGGTGATCCCGGAAGTGGATGTGCCCGGGCACGCCAGGGCCGCCAAGGTGGCTATGAAAAATCGCCATGAACGGCTTATGGATGAAGGAAGGGATGATGAAGCCGAAGCATTCCGGATTCACGATCCGGCCGACACCTCCGAATACCGGTCCATTCAGCGCTGGACCGACAATGTCATCAATGTTTGCCAGGAGTCGACTTACCGGTTCCTCCGCGAGGTATATGATGAAATCATTGACATGCACCGGGAGGCGAATGCTCCGCTTGCAACCATTCACGTCGGCGGTGACGAAGTACCCTCCGGTGTCTGGGAAGGATCGCCAGTCTGTCATGACCTTGTTTCCAGGGAGGCGGATTTATATGGGACGGATGATCTTATGGATTATTTCTTCAAACGGACCAGGGCAGATCTCGAAGATCGCGGACTTACCATGTCGGCCTGGGAGGAGTTTTCACTGATCCCTGATCCCGAAACCGGAGAAACAGCTCCTAATCCGCTGTTTGCAGGGGAATCTGTTCCTTATGTATGGTCGAACATCTGGGGCACCGGAACTGAGTCGTATTCCTATCAGCTGGCCAATGCCGGTTATGACATCGTTATGAGCCACGCTTCCAACTTTTACTTCGACTTGTCCTATCAGAAACACCCTGAAGAAAGCGGTCTTTACTGGGCGGGATTCGTTGATACTCCGGATCCGTTTTCTTTTATCCCGTTTGAACTTTACAAGAGTGGTGTAACTGATTACCTCGGCAATCCCATGCCGGAAGACCGGTATGACGACTTCCCCCGGCTCACGGAGGAGGGAAGAGAGCACATCCTGGGTCTTCAGGCACAGCTGTGGGGAGAAACCTTCCGGACGCCCGATCGTGTGGAATACATGGCTCTGCCCCGGCTCATTTCACTTGCGGAGCGGGCATGGGTTCCGGAAGAGGAGTGGATGGAGATAGAATCCAGGGAGGAGCGTCTGGATGCCCTGTCACATGCATGGAATGAATTTGCAAACCGCCTGGGTCAGCGGGAACTGCCAAGACTGGATCACCTGAATGGCGGATATGGCTACAGGGTCCCGCCCCCGGGTGCCCGTGTACAGGATGGTACACTTGAAGCCAATGTGGCCTATCCTGGACTGGAGATACGATATACGCTCGATGGCAGTGAACCTGATGAGCAGTCAAATCTGTATGAATCACCGGTCCCTGTTGACAGTGAAACGGAGATCAGGCTGCGCACCTTCGATCAGCAGGGCAGAAGCAGCCGGACTTCAAGCATTCCGGATATGGTTGAACGGTAG
- a CDS encoding PIG-L deacetylase family protein, translated as MKIILYDNLWPGFYIAVSALALMLSITLSAFAHESLATGKDTVAVSDEPGTILAIGAHAGDMEVSCGAVLAKHAKMGNRVIMLHLTLGERGHPEMSPDAYADQKKQEAENAAEILGSEVIFGPYSDAEIPDNDEARNYVSEIIRKTKPTHVITHWKNSIHKDHSATHSIVTDAVLLASLEGIESDHPRHRGVRGIYFTENWEDMEGFEPYIFVDVSGSFQLWKEAVAEYEFIVGDISTFPYFEYYSSLATVRGALARSDYAVTFDIDPFGKRQTLDYFP; from the coding sequence ATGAAGATTATTTTATATGATAATTTGTGGCCCGGTTTCTATATAGCAGTAAGTGCTTTGGCGCTGATGCTTTCAATCACACTCTCCGCATTTGCTCATGAATCGCTTGCAACGGGCAAAGACACAGTAGCTGTTTCCGATGAACCGGGAACTATTCTGGCCATAGGTGCCCATGCCGGTGATATGGAGGTTTCTTGCGGAGCGGTTCTGGCCAAACATGCGAAAATGGGCAATCGCGTTATTATGCTTCATCTGACACTCGGTGAGCGCGGACACCCGGAGATGTCTCCCGATGCGTATGCTGATCAGAAGAAACAAGAGGCTGAAAATGCGGCAGAAATTCTTGGGTCGGAAGTAATTTTCGGCCCGTACAGCGATGCCGAAATTCCTGACAATGACGAGGCCCGAAACTATGTAAGCGAGATCATTCGCAAAACGAAACCCACACATGTTATTACTCACTGGAAGAACAGTATCCACAAAGATCACTCTGCAACGCATTCCATCGTGACCGATGCAGTGCTGCTGGCATCACTTGAGGGCATTGAAAGCGATCATCCGCGGCATCGTGGTGTCCGTGGAATCTATTTCACTGAAAACTGGGAGGACATGGAGGGCTTTGAACCGTATATTTTCGTGGATGTTTCTGGGTCTTTTCAGTTGTGGAAAGAAGCTGTCGCAGAGTACGAGTTTATTGTTGGAGATATCTCAACTTTTCCCTATTTCGAATATTATTCATCGCTTGCCACAGTCAGAGGAGCATTGGCCCGATCTGATTATGCCGTGACATTTGATATAGATCCATTCGGCAAGCGGCAAACATTGGATTACTTTCCGTAA
- a CDS encoding proline dehydrogenase family protein, translating into MRLPFFFARRFVAGESFSQAAPEVTALNNKGIAATLDLLGENVKDKAIAEETTREYCDLLEGIRDRKLNATISIKLTMMGLDIDDHFCRKNLFVLLDKAKELDQFVRIDMEGSDYVQRTLDIYRDARSKYGRHVGIVIQAYLHRTRDDIAQLADENADVRICKGAYKEPPSIALQNMPDIRAVFKEYTAELLKKTDYTRIATHDDLLIDWTKSYARENDIPKDRFEFQMLYGLRLNTCEALVEEGYNVRVYVPYGTMWVPYFTRRLRERKENIWFILSTMFKK; encoded by the coding sequence ATGCGATTACCATTTTTTTTTGCGCGGCGATTTGTTGCAGGCGAAAGCTTTTCACAAGCGGCTCCCGAAGTAACTGCACTTAATAACAAGGGCATTGCGGCAACACTTGATCTGCTCGGCGAAAATGTCAAAGACAAAGCCATCGCTGAAGAAACAACCAGGGAGTATTGTGATCTTCTTGAGGGAATTCGTGACCGGAAATTAAACGCCACCATCTCTATCAAACTGACCATGATGGGGCTGGATATTGATGACCATTTCTGCCGTAAAAACCTTTTTGTTTTACTTGATAAAGCAAAAGAACTGGATCAGTTCGTCCGCATTGACATGGAGGGTTCCGACTATGTCCAGCGCACACTCGATATATACCGGGATGCCAGAAGCAAGTATGGCAGGCACGTAGGCATTGTCATTCAGGCTTACCTGCACCGGACACGGGATGACATAGCACAGCTTGCTGATGAGAATGCGGACGTAAGAATCTGCAAAGGAGCTTATAAAGAGCCTCCTTCCATCGCACTTCAGAACATGCCGGATATTCGCGCCGTTTTCAAGGAGTACACGGCTGAATTACTCAAGAAGACAGATTACACCCGCATTGCAACACATGATGACCTGCTCATCGACTGGACAAAATCCTATGCACGTGAAAACGATATCCCAAAAGACAGATTTGAGTTTCAAATGCTCTACGGACTGCGGCTGAATACCTGCGAAGCACTTGTGGAAGAAGGATATAATGTGCGGGTATATGTCCCTTACGGCACAATGTGGGTGCCCTACTTTACGCGCAGGCTGCGGGAAAGAAAAGAGAACATCTGGTTCATTTTGTCAACGATGTTCAAAAAATAA